The Papaver somniferum cultivar HN1 chromosome 3, ASM357369v1, whole genome shotgun sequence genome includes a region encoding these proteins:
- the LOC113359282 gene encoding uncharacterized protein LOC113359282 — translation MVDGYNSADLRGTLWNKLTDFASYNGLPWCILGDFNAYLYSHKKEGSSPVTSAALSGLQECMQDSHLIDCPFTGCFYTWSNKQDADSRIACKLDTVLINLSWLSRFPDSITEFLISGISNHSPMVISVHTGRGMGTKDYRYFNTWDEELDFLRVVEEAWHIPVQGIPMYMFITRLKNVKQHLINWRKSRFKNYSAQVEAAKDHLIYVQQ, via the coding sequence ATGGTCGATGGATATAACTCAGCTGATTTACGAGGTACTCTATGGAACAAGTTAACTGATTTTGCTAGCTACAATGGTCTTCCTTGGTGCATTTTGGGTGACTTCAACGCTTACTTATACTCTCATAAAAAAGAAGGTAGTTCTCCGGTCACTTCTGCTGCCCTCTCTGGTCTTCAAGAATGTATGCAAGACTCCCATCTCATCGACTGCCCTTTTACAGGTTGTTTTTATACTTGGTCTAACAAACAAGATGCTGATTCTAGAATTGCTTGCAAGCTAGATACAGTCTTGATCAATCTATCTTGGTTAAGTCGATTCCCGGACTCCATCACTGAGTTTCTCATAAGTGGCATTTCAAACCACTCCCCTATGGTTATCAGTGTTCATACCGGGAGAGGTATGGGGACAAAAGATTACAGATACTTCAACACTTGGGATGAAGAACTTGACTTTCTTAGAGTGGTTGAAGAGGCTTGGCACATCCCTGTACAAGGTATTCCAATGTACATGTTTATTACAAGACTGAAGAATGTCAAGCAACATCTCATAAATTGGAGGAAAAGTAGATTCAAAAATTATAGTGCTCAGGTGGAAGCTGCCAAGGACCATCTTATCTATGTTCAAcaatga
- the LOC113355829 gene encoding berberine bridge enzyme-like 8, with translation MIILSRSPFLLVLISLSWFALAISLGDSSLTHYGDFLKCLSDHSSTSIPVYTPQSSNYSLILESTMGNLRFNTSSTLKPFLILTPLKESHVQTAVICSRKHGIQIKVRSGGHDFEGLSYISDVPFITLDLFNLGEIDVDVNGKVAWVQSGATSGEVYYKIAEKSNTLGFPATTCTTVGIGGQISGGGYGFMLRKYGLAADNIIDARIVDVDGRILNKKSMGKGLFWAIRGGGGGSFGIVVSWKIKLVTVPPVVTVFSVGKTLAEGATSLVHKWQQVAHKLPHDLFLQLGLSVVDATPKEEKTILATFDSMYLGDAKKLQTIMQDKFPELGLESKDYIEMSWIQSVLLFDGIPTNSSIDILVNRPQAKSMGKGKSDYVKQVIAQVELETIWERMLKDEQNGMVLIPYGGKMSEIAESETPFPHRDGTLFMIFHFVFWDEKQVPEKYIDQIRRMYEFMTPYVSKSPRGAYANYRDLNLGQTNINGTSSYSQAKVWGSKYFKDNFDKLVYVKSRVDPDNFFRNEQSIPSVAH, from the coding sequence ATGATCATTTTGTCAAGatcaccctttctcttggttttaATATCGCTATCTTGGTTTGCCTTGGCAATTTCCCTAGGAGATTCAAGCTTAACTCATTATGGAGATTTTCTCAAGTGCCTTTCGGATCATTCTAGTACTTCCATCCCGGTCTACACCCCTCAAAGTTCTAATTATTCATTAATCTTGGAATCTACTATGGGAAACTTAAGATTCAATACATCTTCCACTCTGAAACCCTTTCTTATACTAACCCCTTTGAAAGAATCCCATGTTCAAACAGCTGTGATTTGTTCAAGAAAGCATGGAATTCAAATTAAAGTTCGAAGTGGAGGTCATGACTTTGAAGGACTTTCATATATATCAGATGTTCCATTCATTACTCTTGATTTATTCAACCTTGGGGAAATTGACGTTGATGTAAACGGTAAAGTAGCATGGGTTCAATCTGGTGCGACCAGTGGTGAAGTTTATTACAAAATCGCCGAAAAAAGCAACACTCTCGGCTTTCCTGCAACAACTTGCACAACTGTGGGTATCGGTGGGCAAATTAGTGGAGGTGGATATGGGTTCATGTTAAGGAAATATGGTCTTGCAGCAGATAATATCATTGATGCACGAATAGTGGATGTTGACGGTAGGATACTCAACAAAAAATCCATGGGAAAAGGCTTGTTTTGGGCCATTCGAGGAGGTGGAGGAGGTAGCTTTGGTATCGTAGTTTCATGGAAGATCAAATTAGTAACTGTTCCTCCTGTAGTAACTGTTTTTTCTGTGGGCAAAACCTTAGCAGAGGGTGCAACTTCACTTGTTCACAAGTGGCAACAAGTTGCACACAAGCTTCCTCACGACCTCTTCTTACAGCTCGGGTTAAGTGTAGTGGATGCTACtccaaaagaagagaaaacaatccTAGCAACATTCGACTCCATGTATTTAGGTGATGCCAAGAAGCTTCAAACTATTATGCAAGATAAATTCCCTGAGTTGGGTTTGGAGAGTAAAGACTATATCGAAATGAGCTGGATTCAATCCGTGCTCTTATTCGATGGAATTCCTACCAACAGTTCTATTGACATCTTAGTGAATAGGCCCCAAGCAAAGTCAATGGGTAAGGGAAAATCTGATTATGTGAAACAAGTCATAGCACAAGTTGAGCTAGAAACGATATGGGAAAGAATGTTAAAAGACGAGCAAAATGGAATGGTTCTTATACCTTATGGTGGCAAAATGAGTGAGATTGCAGAATCCGAAACTCCTTTCCCACATAGAGATGGAACCTTATTTATGATTTTTCACTTTGTTTTCTGGGACGAAAAACAAGTTCCGGAAAAGTATATTGATCAGATCAGAAGAATGTACGAATTCATGACTCCTTATGTCTCCAAGTCTCCAAGAGGAGCGTATGCCAATTACAGAGATCTTAATTTGGGTCAAACAAATATAAATGGCACATCCAGTTATTCACAAGCTAAGGTCTGGGGCAGCAAATACTTCAAAGATAACTTCGATAAATTAGTATATGTGAAGAGCAGAGTCGATCCAGACAATTTCTTTAGAAATGAACAAAGCATCCCAAGTGTTGCACATTAA
- the LOC113355830 gene encoding berberine bridge enzyme-like 8: protein MSTTSVRSPVLLILISFFLLAIPMGASSSTHHGDFLKCLSDHSNTSIPIYTPQNSKYSFILQSTLASLRFNTSTTPKPFLILTPLTESHVQTAVVCSKKHGIQIKVRSGGHDFEGLSYISDVPFIIVDLFNLKKIDVDVNSKVAWVQSGATTGEVYYTIAKKSKTLGFPAAICTTVGVGGHFSGGGYGFMLRKYGTAADNVIDARIVDAHGKILNRKSMGKGLFWAIRGGGGGSFGIVISWKIKLVTVPPVVTVFSVSKTLAEGATSLVHKWQQAAHKLPHELFIMLGLGIVDATPKGEKTIIATFDSMYLGDAKKLQTIMQARFPELGLESKDYTEMSWIQSVLLFDGIPTNSSIDVLVSRPQPKSLAKVKSDYVKQVIPPIELENIWKRILKDEQTGMMFMPYGGKMSEIAETETPFPHRNGTLFKIIYLVYWTEEQVGISKKYLNQIKRMYEFMTPYVTKSPREAYANYRDLDLGQTSKNGTASYAQAKVWGSKYFKGNFDKLVYVKSKVDPDNFFRNEQSIPSIPIFREYFNTTS, encoded by the coding sequence ATGAGTACCACTTCAGTAAGATCTCCCGTTCTCTTAATATTAATATCTTTCTTTCTATTGGCAATTCCCATGGGAGCTTCAAGCTCCACTCATCATGGAGACTTTCTCAAGTGCCTCTCGGATCACTCTAATACTTCCATCCCAATCTACACCCCACAAAATTCTAAGTACTCATTCATCTTGCAATCCACTTTGGCAAGCCTGAGATTCAATACTTCCACAACTCCTAAACCCTTTCTTATATTAACACCTTTGACAGAATCCCATGTCCAAACTGCTGTGGTTTGTTCAAAGAAACATGGAATTCAAATCAAAGTTCGCAGTGGAGGCCATGACTTTGAAGGACTTTCATATATATCAGATGTTCCATTTATAATCGTTGATTTGTTCAACCTCAAAAAAATCGACGTTGATGTAAACAGTAAAGTAGCATGGGTTCAGTCTGGCGCAACCACGGGTGAAGTCTATTACACAATCGCTAAGAAAAGCAAGACTCTCGGCTTTCCTGCAGCAATATGCACTACTGTCGGTGTTGGTGGGCACTTTAGTGGAGGTGGTTATGGATTCATGTTAAGAAAATATGGCACTGCAGCAGATAATGTCATTGATGCACGAATAGTGGATGCTCACGGTAAAATACTCAACAGAAAATCCATGGGAAAAGGCTTGTTTTGGGCCATCaggggaggtggtggaggtaGTTTTGGTATCGTCATTTCATGGAAGATCAAATTAGTAACTGTTCCTCCTGTAGTAACTGTTTTTTCCGTGAGCAAAACCTTAGCAGAGGGTGCAACTTCACTTGTTCACAAGTGGCAACAAGCTGCACACAAACTTCCTCACGAACTCTTCATAATGCTTGGGTTAGGTATAGTGGATGCTACTCCAAAGGGAGAAAAAACAATCATAGCAACATTCGACTCCATGTATTTAGGTGATGCCAAGAAGCTTCAAACTATAATGCAAGCAAGATTTCCCGAGTTGGGTTTGGAGAGTAAAGACTATACCGAAATGAGCTGGATTCAATCTGTACTCTTATTCGATGGAATTCCTACGAACAGTTCCATAGATGTCTTAGTGAGTAGGCCTCAACCAAAGTCATTGGCCAAGGTAAAATCTGATTATGTGAAACAAGTCATTCCAccaattgagctagaaaatatATGGAAAAGAATACTAAAAGATGAGCAAACTGGAATGATGTTTATGCCTTATGGTGGTAAGATGAGTGAGATTGCAGAAACTGAAACTCCTTTCCCACATAGAAATGGAACCTTATTTAAGATTATATACTTAGTTTACTGGACAGAAGAACAAGTTGGGATATCTAAAAAGTATTTGAATCAGATCAAAAGAATGTATGAGTTCATGACTCCTTATGTTACTAAGTCTCCAAGAGAAGCATATGCCAATTACAGAGATCTTGATTTGGGTCAAACAAGTAAAAATGGCACAGCCAGTTATGCACAAGCTAAGGTTTGGGGTAGCAAATACTTCAAGGGTAACTTCGACAAATTAGTATACGTGAAGAGTAAAGTTGATCCAGACAATTTCTTTAGAAATGAACAAAGCATCCCAAGTATTCCTATATTCAGAGAATATTTCAACACTACTAGCTAA
- the LOC113355831 gene encoding WD repeat-containing protein 11-like yields the protein MSSASSSSSSSGVTEPRLPPQGSWDCMLPGPPSRNNGGSADCSSSGLLAYGAGSSITIVDTKSMQLITVLPMPPPSTNPLTLAPFVSSIRWTPQPLRRDLLTHEPNNSHLILAVGDRQGRIALWDFRLHQILLWLDFDSDNKKLGIQDLCWIRSKPDTWILASINGPSLVSLWNTSSGRCIWKYDASPEFLSCIRRDPFDFRHFCVLGLKGFLLSVKILGDLEDDIVINEFQIPTFNDFSELQRLEKETSSSAASPALAVFPLHNVKFCFSPQWRHIVFVTFPKEFLVFDLKYKATLFSIGLPRGHGKFMDVAPDPDDDLLYCSHLDGKLSTWRRKQEEQAYTMCASEELLPSIGTSVPSPAVLSVVVCLSESTLRGLANLYSGVPTASSPAMDSEIPLDSYSESYLGSNTHLISITDDGKVWDWRLTLEGTVDTLNLGKITDNNVVVDPETNNETDSSVSGPLHDEVKQSESANSTFSRRFNSKFYIEDLLIKVSLVGQLHFLSSTVTVLAVPSPSLTATLARGGNSPAIAVPLVALGTQNGTIDVIDVSANAVAASFSVHNTIIRGLRWLGNSRLVSFSYFQVSEKAGGYTNRLVVTCIRSGLNRPFRVLQKPERAPIRALRASSSGRYLLILFRDAPVEVWAMTKNPIMLRSLALPFTVLEWTLPTAPKPVQNVPVKQSSFSSKDRAVSDSPAVASPTKAVSADPKATSSEGSTDEITESFSFALVNGALGVFEVHGRRIRDFRPKWPSSSFVPSDGLVTAMAYRLPHVVMGDRSGNIRWWDVTTGFSSSFNTHREGIRRIKFSPVVVGDRSRGRIAVLFYDNTFSIFDLDSQDPLANSLLQPQFPGTLVLELDWLPLRTEKNEPLVLCIAGADSSLRLIEININDKKSGPLSLPRAIKERFRPIPLCSPILLPTPHALALRMVLQLGVKPTWFNGAYIDGSASAVPRAGSSSRDLRSYMIESQLPTVGDSVVPELLLKVLEPYRKEGCILDDERARLYAAVVHKGAAMRFAFAAAIFGEASEALFWLQLPRALSHLINKSANKSSLKPSLSANPDLGDLSMLSRLTSKGKSLSGRATKNNMSYGRLKLMAFEQEELWECANECIPWHEKLEGEESIQNRVHELVSVGDLEAAVSLLLSTPPESSYFYANALRAVALSSAVSRSLLELAVKFVAANMVQTDKSLSGTHLLCAVGRHQEACSQLQDAGCWTDAATLAATHLHGSDYARVLLRWADQVLHVEHNIWRALILYVAAGAMKEALAALREWQQADTAAMFLLACHEINAELLASKTEITDEASANPPSPVTEKLSFVLPRLGSDHEEVIAVSEYFGQYQRKLVHLCMDSQPLFN from the exons ATGTCTtctgcatcttcttcttcatcttcttcaggtGTTACAGAACCTCGATTACCACCACAAGGTTCATGGGATTGTATGTTACCAGGTCCACCAAGTCGTAACAATGGCGGATCTGCAGATTGTAGTTCAAGTGGTCTTCTCGCATATGGTGCTGGTAGTAGTATCACTATCGTTGATACTAAATCAATGCAACTCATTACAGTTTTACCAATGCCACCACCATCTACTAATCCATTAACCCTAGCTCCGTTTGTTTCTTCAATTCGTTGGACTCCACAGCCTTTACGTCGTGATCTATTAACTCATGAACCTAACAATTCTCATCTGATTTTAGCTGTTGGTGATCGACAAGGGAGGATTGCATTGTGGGATTTTCGACTTCATCAAATTCTTCTCTGGTTAGATTTTGATTCTGATAATAAGAAATTAGGGATTCAAGATCTTTGTTGGATTCGTTCTAAACCTGATACTTGGATTTTAGCTTCTATTAATGGTCCTTCACTTGTTTCGTTGTGGAATACCAGTAGTGGGAGATGTATTTGGAAATATGATGCTTCTCCTGAGTTTCTTTCTTGTATTCGTCGTGATCCGTTTGATTTTAGGCATTTTTGTGTTTTAGGTTTAAAAGGTTTTTTACTGTCTGTGAAAATTTTgggtgatttggaagatgatattgTGATTAATGAGTTTCAGATTCCTACGTTTAATGATTTTAGTGAGTTACAGAGATTAGAGAAAGAGACTTCTTCTTCGGCTGCTTCACCTGCATTGGCTGTTTTTCCACTTCATAAtgtgaaattttgtttttctCCTCAGTGGAGACATATTGTGTTTGTAACATTTCCCAAAGAGTTCTTAGTGTTCGATTTGAAGTATAAAGCTACATTGTTTTCGATTGGGTTGCCTCGTGGACATGGGAAGTTTATGGATGTTGCACCTGATCCAGACGATGATTTATTGTACTGTTCTCACCTTGATGGGAAGCTTAGTACTTGGAGAAGGAAACA AGAAGAGCAGGCATACACCATGTGTGCATCAGAAGAATTGTTGCCATCAATTGGCACATCTGTTCCTTCACCTGCCGTTCTTTCTGTCGTAGTTTGCCTATCAGAATCTACACTCCGAGGTCTCGCAAATCTTTATTCTGGTGTACCTACTGCCTCTTCGCCTGCTATGGATTCTGAGATTCCCTTGGATTCCTACAGTGAATCATATCTTGGTTCTAACACCCATTTGATCTCCATTACTGATGATGGGAAAGTATGGGATTGGCGCCTGACACTTGAAGGTACTGTAGATACTCTTAACTTGGGTAAGATTACTGATAACAACGTGGTGGTAGATCCGGAGACAAACAACGAGACAGATTCGTCCGTCTCAGGACCTCTACACGATGAAGTTAAACAATCTGAGTCTGCAAATAGCACTTTTAGTCGTCGATTCAACTCAAAATTTTACATTGAAGATTTGTTAATCAAG GTTAGTTTAGTTGGTCAACTCCATTTTCTGTCTTCAACAGTTACAGTGCTTGCCGTACCATCCCCTTCTTTAACAGCTACTTTGGCTC GTGGTGGTAATAGTCCTGCTATAGCAGTTCCACTGGTTGCGTTAGGAACTCAAAATGGGACCATTGATGTCATTGATGTTTCTGCCAACGCTGTAGCAGCAAGCTTTTCTGTTCATAATACTATAATTAGGGGATTAAGGTGGCTTGGAAATTCTCGTCTTGTTTCATTCTCATATTTTCAG GTGAGTGAAAAAGCTGGTGGCTATACAAATAGACTTGTTGTGACATGTATTAGAAGTGGTCTTAATCGACCATTTCGTGTCTTACAAAAACCTGAACGTGCTCCAATTAGAGCTTTGAGGGCTTCTTCATCAGGAAG GTATCTTCTTATTTTGTTTCGTGATGCTCCTGTGGAGGTCTGGGCTATGACAAAGAACCCCATTATG CTTAGATCATTAGCTCTTCCATTCACAGTGTTAGAGTGGACACTTCCAACAGCTCCAAAGCCAGTTCAAAATGTGCCTGTTAAACAATCAtcgttttcctccaaagatcgtGCAGTGTCTGATTCACCTGCTGTAGCCTCCCCTACAAAAGCAGTTTCAGCAGATCCTA AGGCCACGAGCTCAGAAGGATCTACAGATGAAATTACTGAAAGTTTTTCATTTGCACTAGTCAATGGCGCACTTGGTGTATTTGAGGTTCACGGTCGAAGGATCCGAGACTTCAG ACCCAAATGGCCGTCCTCCTCATTTGTTCCCTCAGATGGATTAGTTACTGCAATGGCATACCGTCTTCCTCATGTA GTTATGGGGGACAGGTCGGGGAACATACGTTGGTGGGATGTGACAACTGGGTTTTCTTCCTCATTCAATACTCACAGAGAAGGAATCCGAAGGATAAAATTCTCACCTGTTGTTGTTGGTGACCGCAGTCGAGGGCGTATTGCTGTACTATTTTATGATAACACATTTTCCATATTTGATCTC GATTCACAGGATCCATTAGCCAATTCGCTTTTACAGCCTCAATTTCCTGGGACCCTTGTACTGGAATTGGATTGGTTACCTCTGCGAACGGAGAAAAACGAACCACTGGTACTTTGCATTGCTGGAGCTGACAGTAGTCTTCGGCTCATTGAGATCAATAT TAATGACAAAAAATCTGGTCCGCTATCCTTGCCTAGAGCTATTAAAGAGAGATTTCGACCTATTCCCCTGTGCTCTCCTATTTTACTACCTACCCCTCATGCTCTG GCCCTGCGAATGGTTTTGCAACTTGGTGTGAAGCCCACTTGGTTTAATGGAGCTTATATAGATGGGAGTGCTTCTGCGGTACCAAGGGCTGGTTCATCCTCCAGAGACCTGCGCAGTTACATGATTGAGTCGCAACTTCCAACTGTTGGTGACTCCGTGGTGCCAGAATTACTACTCAAAGTACTAGAACCATATAGAAAAGAAG GTTGCATACTTGATGATGAGAGGGCAAGGCTGTATGCTGCAGTAGTACATAAAGGTGCTGCTATGAGGTTTGCCTTTGCTGCAGCAATCTTTGGTGAAGCATCGGAAGCATTGTTCTGGCTACAGTTACCGCGAGCACTTTCTCATTTAATTAACAAATCAGCAAATAAGTCCTCTCTGAAACCCTCTTTGTCGGCAAATCCAGATCTTGGTGACCTTTCTATGCTCAGTAGGTTAACATCTAAAGGAAAATCATTATCAGGAAGGGCTACAAAGAATAACATG AGTTACGGCCGACTTAAGTTGATGGCGTTTGAGCAGGAGGAGTTGTGGGAATGTGCTAATGAGTGTATTCCTTGGCATGAAAAATTGGAGGGAGAAGAGTCCATTCAGAACCGTGTACATGA GCTTGTTTCAGTTGGAGACTTAGAAGCTGCAGTTAGTTTGCTACTTTCCACCCCTCCTGAAAGTTCGTATTTCTATGCCAATGCTCTCCGTGCAGTTGCGCTATCCTCTGCTGTGTCGAGGTCTCTACTTGAACTAGCTGTGAAG TTTGTTGCCGCTAACATGGTTCAGACGGACAAGTCATTATCTGGAACACATCTTCTCTGTGCCGTTGGAAGGCATCAGGAAGCATGCTCACAG CTACAAGATGCTGGATGCTGGACAGATGCAGCTACTTTAGCTGCGACACATTTGCATGGATCAGATTATGCAAG GGTGTTGCTGAGATGGGCAGACCAGGTTCTCCATGTTGAACACAATATTTGGAG GGCTTTAATTTTGTACGTAGCAGCTGGTGCCATGAAGGAGGCATTAGCAGCTCTTCGTGAGTGGCAACAGGCAGATACAGCCGCCATGTTTTTACTCGCATGCCACGAGATCAATGCAGAACTACTGGCCTCCAAGACAGAGATTACGGACGAAGCATCGGCAAACCCGCCTTCTCCCGTCACAGAGAAACTGTCCTTCGTCTTGCCACGATTGGGTTCAGACCACGAAGAGGTAATTGCTGTCAGTGAGTATTTTGGGCAGTATCAGAGAAAATTAGTACATCTTTGCATggattcccaaccactattcaatTAA
- the LOC113355832 gene encoding phosphatidylcholine:diacylglycerol cholinephosphotransferase 1-like, with protein sequence MNGTAKTTSHLNGNNNHSTTTSESNLIRKRPITRNHHSGENNNKISMTVKKSILSDAYFMSCSVKDVLDLFRYHPIPCIFGLALVFFMGVEYTLFMIPSTSPPFDLGFVITEPLHQMLITQPLLNTIFAALNTVFVLMQTTYILWTWLVEGRPRSTIATVFMFTCRGILGYCTQLPLPQGFLGSGADFPVGNVSFFLFFSGHVAGSVIASIDMRRMKRWEMAWMFDTLNVLQVVRLLVTRGHYTIDLAVGVGAGMLFDSLAGKYEESKIKKVTHNKGYS encoded by the exons ATGAATGGAACTGCAAAAACAACCTCACATCTCAATGGCAATAACAACCATTCTACTACAACTTCTGAATCCAATCTCATTAGAAAAAGACCCATTACAAGAAATCACCATTcaggagaaaacaataacaaGATCAGTATGACTGTTAAGAAATCAATACTAAGTGATGCATACTTCATGAGTTGTTCAGTGAAAGATGTTTTGGATTTGTTCAGATATCATCCTATACCATGCATTTTTGGTTTGGCTTTAGTTTTCTTCATGGGTGTTGAGTATACTCTGTTTATGATTCCTTCTACATCTCCACCGTTCGATCTAGGGTTTGTTATTACTGAACCACTTCATCAGATGCTTATCACTCAACCTCTTCTCAACACCATTTTCGCAGCTCTCAATACG GTGTTTGTACTGATGCAAACAACGTACATATTATGGACATGGCTAGTGGAAGGAAGGCCAAGATCTACCATTGCCACAGTGTTTATGTTCACCTGTAGAGGAATACTTGGCTACTGCACTCAACTTCCACTGCCTCAG GGATTCTTAGGTTCGGGTGCGGATTTTCCAGTAGGAAATGTATCCTTCTTCCTGTTCTTCTCAGGACATGTTGCAGGTTCAGTTATTGCATCAATTGATATGCGAAGGATGAAGAGATGGGAGATGGCGTGGATGTTCGATACATTGAATGTACTTCAAGTGGTTAGATTACTTGTGACTAGAGGACATTATACAATAGATTTGGCTGTCGGTGTAGGTGCTGGTATGCTTTTTGATTCACTTGCTGGGAAGTATGAAGAGAGCAAGATCAAAAAAGTCACTCATAATAAGGGATACTCCTGA